One region of Endozoicomonas sp. Mp262 genomic DNA includes:
- a CDS encoding LysE family translocator, with the protein MVDLSVLVLFIPTFFLVSVTPGMCMMLAMTMGMTIGIRQTLWMMLGELTGVALVAVSAVIGIAAVMLAYPSVFTVLKWLGGCYLVFLGIQMWLSRGRMSIPQGQEKSQAVSAKELAVQGFVTAVVNPKGWAFFIALLPPFIRADYALVPQLVVLISLILLLESICLLIYASGGKTLGYLLQKSSHVRVMNRVAGSLMLLVGLWLILG; encoded by the coding sequence ATGGTAGACTTGTCGGTTTTAGTGTTATTTATTCCTACATTTTTTCTGGTATCGGTGACGCCGGGGATGTGTATGATGCTGGCAATGACAATGGGGATGACAATAGGTATACGTCAAACCCTATGGATGATGCTGGGAGAGCTTACCGGTGTGGCACTAGTGGCTGTATCTGCGGTGATTGGTATAGCAGCCGTCATGTTGGCTTATCCATCGGTTTTTACAGTATTAAAGTGGCTTGGGGGTTGCTATCTGGTCTTTTTGGGGATACAGATGTGGCTATCCAGGGGGCGGATGTCGATTCCTCAGGGTCAGGAAAAAAGTCAGGCCGTTTCAGCTAAGGAATTGGCAGTGCAGGGGTTTGTAACCGCTGTCGTTAACCCTAAAGGCTGGGCTTTTTTTATTGCTTTGTTACCTCCGTTTATACGTGCTGACTATGCCCTGGTTCCACAGCTTGTGGTCTTGATTAGCCTGATACTGCTTTTAGAGTCAATATGTTTGTTGATCTATGCCAGCGGGGGTAAAACCCTGGGATATCTGCTACAAAAAAGTTCCCATGTTCGGGTAATGAATCGCGTTGCCGGAAGTTTGATGCTGCTGGTTGGCTTGTGGTTAATACTTGGCTAA
- the pflB gene encoding formate C-acetyltransferase: MSIQGTDLPAGWEGFKLGDWAEEINVRDFIQKNYTPFEGDHSFLAGATDATTTLWADVMEGIKEENRTHAPVDFDTDLPSTVNSHDAGYIRQDLEKIVGLQTDKPLKRAIIANGGIRMVETSCEVYGKKLDPQVKKIFTEYRKTHNAGVFDAYTPSIRACRKSGVITGLPDAYGRGRIIGDYRRVALYGIDHLIADKKKQHASLDAVLETGENLEDTIKLREEIMEQIRALMQMKDMAGKYGCDISKPATNAQEAVQWTYFGYLAAVKSQNGAAMSLGRVASFLDIYIERDLKAGHITETDAQEMIDHFVMKLRMVRFLRTPEYDQLFSGDPIWATESIGGMGLDGRTLVTKNSFRFLNTMYTMGPSPEPNITVLWSEQLPQGFKEYCAKVSIDTSSIQYENDDLMRPDMSSDDYAIACCVSPMVVGKQMQFFGARANLAKTLLYAINGGIDEKLKIQVGPKEAPITDEVLDYDTVYARLDKLMDWLATQYVTALNCIHYMHDKYSYEAAQLALHDRDVFRTMACGIAGLSVAADSLSAIKYAKVKPVRDEDGVAIDFEIEGDYPKFGNNEERVDTIACELVETFMKKVASHKMYRNAKPTQSILTITSNVVYGKKTGTTPDGRRAGQPFGPGANPMHGRDTSGAVASLSSVAKLPFAYAKDGISYTFSIVPKALGKDDDGRRKNLVGLMDGYFHHEVDREGGQHLNVNVLNREMLEDAVEHPEKYPSLTIRVSGYAVRFNSLTPEQQRDVITRTFTSAL; this comes from the coding sequence ATGAGCATTCAAGGTACCGATCTGCCAGCAGGTTGGGAAGGTTTTAAACTGGGTGACTGGGCAGAAGAAATCAATGTCCGGGACTTTATCCAGAAGAACTACACTCCCTTTGAAGGGGACCATTCATTCCTGGCTGGTGCCACTGACGCAACCACAACCCTGTGGGCTGATGTCATGGAGGGCATCAAGGAAGAGAATCGTACCCACGCACCTGTTGATTTTGATACAGACCTGCCTTCTACTGTTAATTCCCATGATGCTGGATACATTCGTCAGGATCTGGAGAAAATTGTTGGTCTGCAAACCGATAAGCCCCTGAAGCGTGCTATTATCGCTAACGGTGGTATCCGTATGGTTGAGACTTCTTGCGAAGTGTATGGCAAGAAGCTTGATCCCCAGGTTAAGAAAATCTTCACTGAATACCGCAAGACCCACAATGCGGGTGTATTTGATGCCTATACACCTTCCATTCGTGCTTGCCGTAAGTCCGGTGTTATCACTGGTCTGCCTGATGCTTATGGCCGTGGTCGTATTATTGGTGACTACCGTCGTGTAGCCCTGTACGGTATTGACCATCTGATCGCTGACAAGAAAAAGCAGCACGCTAGCCTGGACGCGGTTCTGGAAACCGGTGAAAACCTGGAAGATACCATCAAGCTGCGTGAAGAGATCATGGAGCAGATCCGTGCCCTGATGCAGATGAAAGATATGGCAGGCAAGTATGGCTGCGATATCAGCAAGCCTGCCACCAATGCACAGGAAGCTGTTCAGTGGACTTACTTCGGTTACCTGGCGGCTGTTAAATCCCAGAATGGCGCTGCCATGTCTCTGGGTCGTGTAGCCAGCTTCCTGGATATATACATTGAGCGTGACCTGAAAGCCGGTCATATTACAGAAACCGATGCTCAGGAAATGATCGACCACTTCGTCATGAAGCTGCGTATGGTTCGCTTCCTGCGTACTCCGGAATACGATCAGCTGTTCTCCGGTGATCCAATCTGGGCAACAGAATCCATTGGTGGTATGGGTCTGGACGGCCGCACACTGGTTACCAAGAACAGCTTCCGTTTCCTGAACACCATGTACACCATGGGTCCATCTCCTGAGCCTAACATCACTGTACTGTGGTCTGAGCAACTGCCTCAAGGCTTCAAGGAATACTGTGCCAAGGTTTCCATTGACACCAGCTCCATCCAGTATGAAAACGACGACCTGATGCGTCCGGATATGAGCAGTGATGACTACGCCATTGCCTGCTGTGTATCGCCAATGGTTGTTGGTAAGCAGATGCAGTTCTTCGGTGCCCGTGCAAACCTGGCCAAGACCCTGCTGTACGCCATCAATGGTGGTATTGATGAGAAGCTGAAGATTCAGGTTGGTCCTAAAGAAGCGCCAATTACTGATGAAGTGCTGGATTACGATACTGTCTACGCGCGTCTGGATAAACTGATGGACTGGCTGGCAACTCAGTATGTCACCGCCCTGAACTGCATCCACTACATGCACGACAAGTACTCCTATGAAGCGGCTCAGCTGGCTCTGCATGACCGTGATGTATTCCGCACTATGGCTTGTGGTATTGCGGGTCTGTCCGTTGCTGCTGACTCCCTGTCTGCGATCAAGTATGCCAAGGTTAAGCCTGTACGTGATGAAGACGGTGTTGCTATCGACTTCGAAATCGAGGGTGATTATCCGAAGTTCGGTAACAACGAAGAGCGTGTTGATACCATTGCCTGTGAGCTGGTTGAAACCTTCATGAAGAAGGTGGCATCTCACAAGATGTACCGCAATGCCAAGCCAACCCAGTCTATCCTGACCATTACCTCTAACGTGGTATACGGTAAGAAGACCGGTACGACTCCAGACGGACGTCGTGCAGGCCAGCCTTTTGGCCCGGGTGCTAACCCAATGCACGGTCGTGACACCAGTGGTGCGGTTGCATCCCTGAGTTCTGTGGCCAAGCTGCCATTTGCCTATGCAAAAGACGGTATTTCCTACACCTTCTCCATCGTGCCTAAGGCACTGGGTAAGGATGATGACGGTCGTCGCAAGAACCTGGTAGGCCTGATGGACGGTTACTTCCACCATGAAGTGGATCGTGAAGGTGGCCAGCACCTGAACGTTAACGTCCTGAACCGTGAAATGCTGGAAGATGCAGTAGAGCATCCAGAGAAGTATCCTTCCCTGACTATCCGGGTATCCGGCTACGCTGTACGTTTCAACTCTCTGACACCAGAGCAGCAGCGTGACGTTATCACCCGTACCTTTACTTCTGCCCTGTAA
- the pflA gene encoding pyruvate formate-lyase-activating protein, with translation MALGRVHSMDSFGTVDGPGIRYVVFMQGCLMRCRYCHNRDTWDLREGGEIMSHEEVLDKILKVRTFLSGGVTVTGGEPLLQAEFVADLFDACRKEGIHTCLDTNGFTKSITPQVVRLLDNSDMVMLDIKHMDEELHKKLTYVTSHHTKHFAQYLHEINKPTWIRYVVVDGYTVDPKYARMLAEFIEPMKNVEKVEILPYHSLGVHKWDVLNDSYDLESVKPPSNEQLDAIKAEFERLGINAQY, from the coding sequence ATGGCTTTGGGACGTGTCCATTCCATGGATTCCTTTGGCACTGTTGATGGGCCGGGTATTCGTTACGTTGTCTTTATGCAGGGCTGTCTGATGCGCTGCCGCTATTGTCACAACCGGGATACCTGGGATCTTCGTGAGGGTGGGGAAATCATGTCCCATGAAGAGGTACTGGATAAGATTCTAAAGGTGCGCACCTTCTTAAGTGGCGGCGTGACGGTAACCGGTGGTGAGCCTCTTTTACAGGCAGAGTTTGTGGCTGACCTTTTTGATGCCTGTCGCAAAGAGGGAATTCATACCTGTCTGGATACTAATGGCTTTACCAAGTCCATTACCCCCCAGGTGGTGCGTCTTTTGGATAACAGTGATATGGTGATGCTGGATATCAAGCATATGGATGAAGAACTCCATAAAAAGCTCACCTATGTGACCAGTCACCATACCAAGCACTTTGCCCAGTATCTTCACGAAATCAATAAACCCACATGGATTCGCTATGTGGTGGTGGATGGCTACACTGTTGATCCGAAATACGCCCGAATGCTGGCCGAGTTTATTGAGCCGATGAAAAATGTAGAAAAGGTTGAGATTCTGCCTTATCACAGTCTGGGTGTGCATAAATGGGATGTGTTAAATGATTCCTACGATCTGGAAAGTGTAAAGCCACCGTCTAATGAGCAGTTGGATGCAATTAAGGCGGAGTTTGAGCGATTGGGGATTAATGCACAGTATTGA
- a CDS encoding GMP reductase, protein MRVEADIKLGFKDVLFKPKRSTLKSRSQVSLERTFRFVHTNTEWTGVPVIAANMDTVGTFSMALALAECKMLTAVHKHYTTDEWKAFLDNAPEGIEEYIMVSCGTSDSDFSKLNDILTTNDRLRFICIDVANGYSEHFVKFVAKVRQQHPDKVIMAGNVVTGEMVEELILKGADIVKVGIGPGSVCTTRVKTGVGYPQLSAVIECADAAHGVGGQIVSDGGCTCAGDVSKAFGGGADFVMIGGMFAGHDESGGETIEQDGKQFRLFYGMSSETAMGKHAGGVANYRASEGKTVKVPYRGPVAETVQDILGGIRSTCTYVGAAKLKELTKRTTFIRVQEQENRVFN, encoded by the coding sequence ATGCGCGTTGAAGCCGATATCAAGCTGGGTTTTAAGGATGTTCTGTTCAAGCCCAAGCGCTCAACCCTGAAAAGTCGCTCCCAGGTCAGCCTGGAACGAACTTTCCGCTTTGTTCACACTAATACTGAATGGACAGGAGTCCCAGTCATCGCTGCCAATATGGACACCGTTGGCACCTTTTCCATGGCATTGGCGCTAGCTGAGTGCAAAATGCTGACAGCTGTTCATAAGCATTACACCACTGATGAATGGAAAGCTTTTCTGGATAACGCCCCGGAAGGCATTGAAGAATATATAATGGTGAGCTGCGGCACATCCGATAGCGACTTCTCTAAACTCAATGATATTTTAACTACAAACGACAGGCTGCGTTTTATTTGCATTGATGTTGCTAACGGTTATTCCGAGCATTTCGTAAAGTTTGTTGCCAAAGTCCGCCAGCAACACCCTGACAAAGTCATTATGGCGGGTAATGTTGTCACCGGAGAAATGGTGGAGGAGTTAATTCTCAAAGGCGCAGATATTGTCAAAGTCGGCATTGGCCCTGGATCCGTCTGCACTACACGAGTAAAGACCGGTGTCGGATACCCCCAGCTTTCCGCAGTTATTGAATGTGCAGATGCCGCTCATGGCGTTGGCGGCCAAATAGTCTCTGACGGCGGCTGCACCTGTGCCGGGGATGTTTCCAAAGCCTTTGGTGGCGGTGCCGACTTTGTGATGATTGGCGGCATGTTTGCTGGTCATGATGAATCCGGTGGCGAAACTATCGAACAAGATGGCAAGCAATTTCGCCTATTCTATGGCATGAGTTCTGAAACCGCCATGGGCAAACATGCAGGCGGTGTCGCCAACTATCGCGCTTCTGAAGGCAAAACCGTTAAAGTTCCTTACCGTGGCCCCGTGGCAGAAACCGTACAGGATATTCTGGGTGGAATTCGTTCTACCTGCACGTATGTTGGTGCTGCCAAGCTAAAAGAGCTGACCAAGCGCACCACTTTTATTCGAGTGCAAGAGCAAGAAAACCGGGTATTTAATTAA
- the udk gene encoding uridine kinase, whose amino-acid sequence MKQKTILVGIAGASASGKSLLAETLVEELQSEHLCVISEDSYYKDQTELSMEDRIRTNYDHPESMDHDLLLEHMKTLRKDQSIEVPIYDYTQHNRSKETRHINPARVVIFEGILLFTNPEIRNAFDLRFFMDTPLDICLIRRMKRDILNRGRDVDSVIKQYLETVRPMYLQFIEPSRQHADLIIPHGGKNRIAIDLIKTKVLDLIH is encoded by the coding sequence ATGAAACAGAAAACCATCCTGGTCGGCATTGCCGGCGCCTCTGCATCCGGAAAAAGCTTACTGGCAGAAACCCTGGTTGAAGAGCTACAGTCCGAGCACCTGTGCGTTATCTCAGAAGACTCTTACTACAAAGACCAGACTGAACTGAGCATGGAAGATCGCATCCGGACCAACTATGACCACCCGGAATCCATGGATCATGACTTGCTACTGGAGCACATGAAAACCCTCCGGAAAGATCAGTCCATTGAAGTACCCATATACGACTACACCCAGCACAACCGGTCAAAGGAAACGCGTCATATTAACCCGGCACGGGTTGTTATTTTTGAAGGGATACTGCTGTTTACCAACCCGGAGATCCGTAATGCCTTTGACCTGCGCTTTTTCATGGACACCCCTCTGGATATCTGTCTGATCCGCCGGATGAAAAGGGATATCCTTAACCGGGGCAGAGATGTTGACTCTGTCATCAAACAATACCTGGAAACCGTCAGGCCCATGTACCTCCAGTTTATTGAGCCTTCCCGCCAGCATGCTGACCTGATTATTCCCCATGGGGGCAAGAACCGCATTGCCATCGACCTGATTAAAACGAAAGTTCTGGATCTGATCCACTAA
- a CDS encoding acyl-CoA thioesterase — protein sequence MDQPKGEQVLRTLAMPADTNPNGDIFGGWLLSQMDIAGGLAAKQRCNSRVSTVAIESMSFHHPVKVGDVICCYAEFLKVGTTSMRIKLEVWIKSFPYEKTRIKVTEGVFTFVAIDDKGRPIPVDR from the coding sequence ATGGATCAACCAAAAGGTGAGCAGGTTCTACGAACCTTGGCTATGCCTGCAGATACTAACCCTAACGGCGATATTTTTGGCGGCTGGTTGCTGTCGCAGATGGATATTGCCGGAGGCCTGGCTGCCAAACAACGATGTAACAGCCGGGTTTCCACTGTAGCGATTGAATCCATGAGTTTCCATCACCCCGTGAAAGTAGGTGACGTGATTTGCTGCTACGCAGAGTTTTTAAAGGTCGGCACTACTTCCATGCGTATTAAACTGGAAGTCTGGATCAAATCCTTCCCCTATGAAAAGACAAGAATCAAGGTTACAGAAGGTGTGTTCACTTTTGTCGCCATTGACGACAAAGGTCGCCCCATACCTGTAGACCGCTAA
- a CDS encoding class I SAM-dependent methyltransferase: MISEVLSNSSQLVLRNAESLHCKRLLMVGMPADGLAATLLADDRVSELQGLTRDFSVFRTLKSAWADAGDRQHLCFGSVLEGIQKTSYDGVLIFLQKSKPLMDFWLDMALSVLDSSGCIWLVGENKEGIKSWRKRLKHYFGDVRSLDSARHCGLLEGSQPVKSVDNFNRQDYFQGYAVQLADKTIKVSTLPGVFSHGRLDRGTDVLLDTFKGIAKKNRVLDFGCGAGVVATALASVFPEADFTLIDCDALALESSRKTLQDNGVGQFKVLASDGLSEVTGQFDLIVSNPPFHQGVKTHYEVTEQFLVESRRHLTVGGELRIVANSFLRYQPIIKKAFGHCETLVTRDGFSVYSARRC, from the coding sequence ATGATTTCTGAGGTTTTGTCTAACTCTTCCCAGCTTGTGTTGCGAAATGCCGAGTCTCTCCATTGTAAGCGGTTGTTGATGGTGGGAATGCCGGCGGATGGTTTGGCGGCTACCCTGCTGGCTGATGATAGGGTGTCAGAGCTACAGGGTTTGACCCGGGATTTTTCTGTATTTCGTACATTGAAATCTGCCTGGGCAGATGCTGGAGATCGCCAGCACCTGTGCTTTGGTAGTGTGCTAGAAGGCATTCAAAAGACATCTTATGATGGCGTATTGATATTTCTTCAGAAAAGTAAGCCATTAATGGATTTTTGGCTCGATATGGCGCTTTCTGTATTGGATTCAAGCGGCTGCATTTGGCTGGTGGGTGAGAATAAAGAAGGTATTAAATCCTGGAGAAAGCGATTAAAACACTACTTTGGTGATGTCAGAAGTCTGGATAGCGCCCGTCATTGTGGTTTGCTGGAAGGGTCACAGCCAGTAAAATCGGTTGATAACTTTAATCGTCAGGATTACTTTCAGGGCTACGCTGTTCAGTTAGCTGATAAAACAATAAAGGTATCCACTCTACCGGGTGTCTTTAGTCACGGTCGGCTGGATCGGGGAACAGATGTACTTTTGGATACCTTTAAAGGTATTGCTAAAAAGAACAGGGTGCTGGATTTTGGTTGCGGAGCAGGTGTTGTGGCGACTGCCCTGGCTTCAGTCTTCCCTGAAGCTGATTTTACATTAATTGATTGTGATGCCCTGGCTTTGGAAAGCAGTCGTAAAACATTGCAGGACAACGGGGTAGGCCAGTTTAAGGTGTTAGCCAGTGACGGGCTTTCTGAAGTGACCGGTCAGTTTGACCTGATTGTCTCTAACCCTCCTTTTCATCAGGGGGTGAAAACCCATTATGAGGTGACTGAGCAGTTTTTGGTTGAGTCTCGCCGACACCTGACTGTTGGTGGCGAGCTAAGAATTGTGGCCAATAGTTTCCTTCGCTATCAACCCATTATCAAAAAAGCTTTTGGCCACTGTGAAACCCTGGTCACTCGGGATGGTTTTTCTGTATATAGTGCCAGACGTTGCTAG
- a CDS encoding methyltransferase has protein sequence MAKNSYFQFKQFRIEQGQCAMKVTTDACLLGAITEVENTGSILDIGAGTGLLSLMAAQRSQANITAVELDPQACQQASENFDNSPWPNQLTVINSTIQDFAATATQRFDCIICNPPFFHNCYKASEKRRSQARHTDTLTFEELASAISKLLRDTGLAWVMLPVDFSHLFAEAANRYGLKPNKIISVRSSDQHKPHRHITVIGKSCDVAIDEVLSIYKQHPQYSDGFSHLLNPYYLFF, from the coding sequence ATGGCAAAAAACAGCTACTTTCAGTTTAAACAGTTCAGGATTGAACAGGGACAGTGTGCCATGAAGGTAACCACCGACGCCTGTTTACTTGGCGCCATAACAGAAGTAGAAAATACTGGAAGTATTCTTGATATTGGTGCAGGTACCGGGCTTCTCAGTCTGATGGCAGCCCAGCGTTCTCAAGCAAACATCACTGCCGTAGAACTTGATCCCCAAGCCTGTCAGCAAGCCTCAGAGAATTTTGATAATAGTCCCTGGCCAAACCAGCTCACCGTCATTAACAGCACTATACAGGATTTTGCGGCGACTGCCACTCAACGGTTTGACTGTATTATCTGTAATCCTCCCTTTTTCCATAACTGCTATAAAGCATCCGAAAAACGACGATCCCAGGCACGACATACGGATACACTCACTTTTGAAGAACTGGCAAGTGCAATCAGTAAGCTGCTGAGGGATACAGGGCTAGCCTGGGTCATGCTCCCGGTGGATTTTAGCCATCTATTTGCAGAAGCGGCCAACAGGTATGGGTTAAAGCCAAACAAAATAATCAGCGTACGTTCTTCTGATCAACACAAACCCCATAGGCATATCACTGTGATTGGGAAGTCCTGTGATGTGGCTATTGATGAAGTACTGAGTATTTATAAACAGCACCCTCAATACAGTGATGGTTTTAGCCACTTATTAAATCCCTACTATCTATTTTTCTAG
- a CDS encoding OmpA family protein, translating to MRFQLTGKVAVLVLLSLIISGCAKDSGLPRWGQCALAGGGIAGGLGGIAGAANGSVAGPISAAGGAIIGGIICAMSGEKEAKTVSAQPKQEEVVVVVEEPPKLPPVTEHLGYVLFAFDSDKLSPEYKEKLKQVAETARKEKDMKIVLNGFTDSTGSVIYNKDLARRRARSVKLYLRETLKLPRVQIIMGAGGVIERDNETKQDRAQNRRVNIIGTHADEDPTDPPASQ from the coding sequence ATGCGATTTCAACTAACAGGAAAAGTAGCAGTTCTGGTACTGCTCAGCTTGATCATTTCCGGCTGCGCAAAAGATAGCGGCCTACCCCGATGGGGTCAGTGCGCACTTGCTGGAGGCGGTATTGCCGGAGGGCTGGGCGGTATTGCCGGAGCAGCTAACGGCAGTGTCGCCGGCCCCATCAGTGCCGCTGGCGGAGCTATTATAGGCGGGATTATATGTGCCATGTCCGGGGAGAAAGAAGCGAAGACCGTATCGGCCCAACCCAAACAGGAAGAAGTGGTGGTGGTGGTTGAAGAGCCCCCCAAACTGCCACCGGTTACTGAGCATTTGGGATATGTCCTGTTTGCCTTTGACTCTGACAAATTGAGTCCGGAATATAAAGAGAAATTGAAGCAAGTGGCTGAAACCGCTCGCAAAGAAAAAGATATGAAGATAGTCCTGAATGGTTTTACGGACAGTACAGGGTCAGTGATTTACAACAAAGACCTGGCCAGGCGTCGAGCCCGCTCTGTCAAACTCTATCTCAGGGAAACCCTCAAGCTGCCCAGAGTTCAAATTATTATGGGTGCCGGTGGAGTAATAGAGCGGGATAATGAAACAAAACAAGATCGCGCTCAAAACCGAAGGGTAAATATTATTGGCACCCATGCAGATGAGGATCCAACGGATCCACCTGCAAGCCAGTAA
- a CDS encoding transposase, with product MAYPFQKSRKHLCANSLITTISESYEQIPDVRPNKDSRKITIHDASMSAFAMMHLKYPSLLSFERDKTEQEVRHNLEHLYQIKKRAPCDTSMREILDPIDPVEFKKPFKTLLSNVQRGGLLKAFEFHCGNLKNHYLLPIDGTGLFYSCNNKKPCQECCTKNKGKANEAHYHQLMAACIAHPDQKTVLPLAPEAIVCQDGSTKNDCEKNAIKRLFATIREHHPRLKFVILLDSLYADNPTVQLIKSYGWHYIIVAKDGNHASLVEAMDELDKEGKVHRAEKVNEETGIKWWFRYANDVRLNKAKYAEQVNVLDFVETDKKGKQHIWCWVTDIPLNEETIEPVMKGGRCRWHIENQTFNTLKNQGYDLEHNYGHGEKHLATNLAYLTMLAFLVDQIQELCCPQFQEALRTRSKGVRIALWKWIQGYFLHWLIKTWEGLFYTVTHGIEEKRVIPFDTS from the coding sequence ATGGCTTATCCATTCCAAAAAAGTCGTAAGCATCTTTGTGCAAACAGTTTAATTACTACGATTTCTGAAAGTTATGAGCAAATTCCAGATGTCCGACCAAACAAGGATTCCAGAAAAATAACAATACATGATGCCTCCATGTCCGCTTTTGCCATGATGCATCTCAAGTACCCATCGCTCCTCTCGTTTGAGCGTGATAAAACAGAGCAAGAAGTAAGGCATAACCTTGAGCACCTGTATCAGATAAAAAAACGTGCTCCCTGTGATACCAGTATGCGGGAAATCCTGGATCCAATAGATCCCGTAGAGTTCAAAAAGCCTTTTAAGACATTGCTGTCTAACGTCCAAAGGGGCGGATTACTGAAGGCATTCGAATTTCACTGCGGGAACTTGAAAAATCACTACTTGCTCCCGATCGATGGAACTGGGCTATTTTACTCCTGCAATAATAAAAAACCTTGTCAGGAGTGCTGTACTAAAAATAAGGGAAAGGCCAACGAAGCTCACTACCACCAGTTAATGGCAGCATGCATTGCTCACCCGGATCAAAAAACAGTCTTGCCATTGGCACCGGAAGCCATAGTTTGCCAGGACGGTTCGACCAAAAATGACTGTGAAAAAAATGCCATTAAACGGTTGTTTGCCACCATACGAGAGCATCACCCACGTCTAAAGTTCGTTATTCTTCTGGACAGTCTTTATGCTGACAACCCCACTGTCCAACTGATTAAGAGTTATGGCTGGCATTACATCATTGTCGCGAAAGATGGCAACCATGCCTCGCTGGTTGAAGCGATGGATGAGCTGGATAAAGAAGGAAAAGTTCACCGTGCTGAAAAAGTTAATGAAGAGACTGGAATTAAGTGGTGGTTTCGCTATGCCAATGACGTCAGGCTGAACAAGGCAAAATATGCAGAACAGGTTAATGTGCTTGATTTTGTCGAAACCGATAAAAAAGGTAAACAGCATATCTGGTGCTGGGTGACTGATATTCCGCTTAACGAAGAAACCATAGAACCCGTCATGAAAGGAGGGCGCTGCCGATGGCATATTGAGAACCAGACGTTTAACACCCTGAAAAATCAAGGCTACGATCTCGAACATAACTACGGTCACGGTGAGAAGCACTTAGCCACAAATCTGGCCTATCTGACGATGCTTGCTTTTCTCGTAGATCAAATACAGGAACTGTGCTGTCCCCAGTTTCAGGAAGCTTTAAGAACCCGCTCAAAAGGAGTCCGTATAGCATTATGGAAATGGATACAGGGCTATTTTTTGCATTGGCTGATAAAAACGTGGGAGGGGCTTTTTTACACAGTAACTCATGGTATTGAAGAGAAAAGGGTGATTCCATTCGATACATCATAA
- the dusA gene encoding tRNA dihydrouridine(20/20a) synthase DusA, with translation MLFWIYGLNFLTGTEKNGKSLNRAFSVAPMLDWTDKHCRYFHRILSKHAVLYTEMVTTGALIHGHRDRFLEHDAFEYPLALQLGGHDPVDLSACARMAEERGYQEVNLNVGCPSDRVQNGRIGACLMAEPQTVAEAIKAMRDSVDIPVTVKHRIGINGRESYGELTDFIGQVAEAGCQTFIVHARIAILEGLSPKQNREVPPLKPEWVYQVKEDFPELEITINGGIASFDEIAIHREKLDGVMVGREAYQNPYMLAKVDQQLYGCDRPIKQRFEVIEEMVPYIEAQLRQGVYLSHITRHMLGLYQGVPGARRFRRHISENAHRQGAGADVLIDAARQVEQLMRNIEEAV, from the coding sequence ATGTTGTTCTGGATTTACGGGTTGAATTTTTTGACAGGTACAGAAAAAAACGGGAAATCGCTTAACAGGGCCTTTTCAGTGGCACCGATGCTGGATTGGACGGACAAACATTGCCGGTACTTTCATCGGATTTTGTCCAAACATGCAGTGCTTTACACAGAGATGGTCACTACAGGTGCATTGATTCATGGTCATAGGGATCGCTTTCTGGAGCATGATGCCTTTGAATATCCCCTGGCATTACAGTTGGGAGGCCACGATCCGGTTGATTTGTCTGCCTGTGCCCGCATGGCTGAGGAACGGGGCTATCAGGAAGTGAACCTGAATGTGGGTTGTCCCAGTGATCGGGTTCAAAATGGCCGTATTGGTGCTTGCTTGATGGCTGAGCCACAGACAGTGGCTGAGGCTATTAAGGCAATGAGGGATAGTGTTGATATTCCGGTAACGGTGAAACACCGCATTGGTATTAATGGACGTGAATCCTACGGGGAATTAACAGACTTTATTGGGCAGGTTGCCGAGGCAGGTTGCCAGACCTTTATTGTTCATGCCCGGATTGCCATTCTTGAGGGACTGTCCCCTAAACAAAACAGGGAGGTGCCACCACTGAAGCCTGAATGGGTCTATCAGGTAAAAGAGGATTTTCCTGAGCTTGAAATTACCATTAACGGTGGTATAGCCTCCTTTGACGAGATTGCTATCCATAGGGAGAAGCTGGATGGGGTCATGGTTGGGCGGGAGGCTTATCAAAATCCCTATATGCTGGCTAAGGTGGACCAGCAGCTTTATGGCTGTGATCGTCCGATAAAGCAACGGTTCGAGGTTATTGAAGAAATGGTGCCTTATATTGAGGCCCAGCTGAGACAAGGTGTTTACTTAAGTCATATCACCCGCCATATGCTGGGTCTGTACCAGGGCGTACCCGGAGCCCGGCGTTTTCGCCGACATATTAGCGAAAACGCCCATCGACAGGGGGCAGGTGCAGATGTGCTGATTGATGCGGCCCGGCAAGTAGAACAGCTTATGAGAAATATAGAAGAGGCGGTTTAA